One Pseudomonas sp. HOU2 genomic window carries:
- a CDS encoding 3-hydroxyacyl-CoA dehydrogenase NAD-binding domain-containing protein, whose product MSQAIRYEKGQDGIVVLTIDMPGQSANTMNAVYREAMGACVARLVAEKDSIAGVIITSAKKTFFAGGDLNELIKIGKPEAKAFYDMVLSLKGQLRTLETLGKPVVAAINGAALGGGWEICLACHHRVALDDAAVQLGLPEVTLGLLPGGGGVVRMVRMLGIEKALPYLLEGKKVRPQQALQAGLIDELAADRDELLAKARAWIIANSTAVQRWDVKGYQIPGGTPSNPKVAQMLAIAPSILRSKTQGTLPAPEKILCAAVEGAQVDFDTAHLIETRYFTELTTGQISKNLIGTFWFQLNEINAGGSRPQGFAPYVTRKVGVLGAGMMGAGIAFVSASAGIDVVLKDINLAAAEKGKAHSAALLDKKVARGQMTAEKREAVLARIHATEDDADLAGCDLIIEAVFEDRELKAKVSSAAQKIVGSDAVIASNTSTLPITGLATAVPDQSKFIGLHFFSPVDKMPLVEIIKGAQTSAETLARGFDFVLQIKKTPIVVNDSRGFFTSRVFGTFTNEGIAMLGEGVSAPMIETEARKAGMPVGPLAISDEVSLSLMSHIRQQTAKDLQAEGKALTDHPAFAVIDLLLNEYKRPGKAAGGGFYDYPAGGQKHLWPELKTRFEKADGQISPKDVRDRLLFVQALETVRCVEEGVLTSTADANVGSIFGIGFAPWTGGALQFINQYGVQDFVARAQYLAEQYGERFAPPALLLEKAAKGELF is encoded by the coding sequence CAGGACGGCATCGTCGTGCTGACCATCGACATGCCGGGCCAGAGCGCCAACACCATGAATGCCGTGTACCGCGAGGCCATGGGTGCCTGCGTGGCGCGGCTGGTGGCGGAAAAAGACAGCATCGCCGGGGTGATCATCACGTCGGCGAAGAAAACCTTCTTTGCCGGCGGCGACCTCAATGAACTGATCAAGATCGGCAAGCCCGAGGCCAAAGCTTTCTATGACATGGTGCTGAGCCTCAAGGGGCAATTGCGCACCCTGGAAACCCTCGGCAAACCGGTGGTCGCGGCGATCAACGGCGCCGCACTCGGCGGCGGCTGGGAAATCTGCCTGGCCTGCCATCACCGGGTGGCGCTGGACGATGCGGCGGTGCAACTCGGTTTGCCGGAAGTGACGCTGGGCCTGCTGCCGGGTGGCGGCGGGGTGGTGCGCATGGTGCGCATGCTGGGCATCGAAAAAGCCCTGCCTTATCTGCTCGAAGGCAAAAAGGTCCGTCCGCAACAGGCATTGCAGGCCGGTTTGATCGATGAACTGGCGGCGGATCGCGACGAGTTGCTGGCCAAGGCGCGCGCCTGGATTATCGCCAACTCGACTGCAGTTCAGCGTTGGGACGTGAAGGGCTATCAGATCCCAGGTGGCACGCCGTCGAATCCGAAAGTTGCGCAGATGCTGGCGATAGCGCCGTCGATCCTGCGCAGCAAAACCCAAGGCACGCTGCCGGCGCCAGAGAAGATTCTGTGTGCGGCGGTGGAAGGCGCGCAGGTCGATTTTGACACCGCGCACCTGATCGAAACCCGTTACTTCACCGAACTGACCACCGGGCAGATCTCGAAAAACCTGATCGGCACCTTCTGGTTCCAGCTCAACGAGATCAACGCCGGTGGCTCGCGCCCGCAGGGCTTTGCGCCGTATGTCACGCGCAAGGTCGGTGTGCTGGGCGCGGGCATGATGGGCGCCGGGATCGCCTTCGTCAGTGCCTCGGCCGGCATCGACGTGGTGCTCAAGGACATCAACCTGGCGGCGGCCGAGAAGGGCAAGGCGCATTCGGCGGCGTTGCTGGACAAGAAAGTCGCCCGTGGCCAGATGACGGCTGAGAAACGCGAGGCGGTGCTGGCGCGGATTCACGCCACTGAAGATGATGCGGATCTGGCGGGTTGTGATCTGATCATCGAGGCGGTGTTCGAGGATCGCGAACTGAAGGCAAAAGTCTCGTCGGCAGCGCAAAAAATTGTCGGTTCTGATGCGGTAATCGCCTCCAACACGTCGACTCTGCCGATCACCGGACTGGCGACCGCAGTACCCGATCAAAGCAAGTTCATCGGTCTGCATTTTTTCAGCCCGGTGGACAAAATGCCGCTGGTGGAAATCATCAAAGGCGCGCAGACCAGTGCTGAAACCCTGGCGCGAGGTTTCGACTTTGTTCTGCAAATCAAGAAAACCCCGATCGTGGTCAACGACAGTCGCGGTTTCTTTACCTCGCGGGTATTTGGCACCTTCACCAATGAAGGTATCGCCATGCTCGGCGAGGGCGTGAGCGCGCCGATGATCGAGACCGAAGCGCGCAAGGCCGGGATGCCGGTCGGGCCGCTGGCGATCTCCGACGAAGTTTCCCTCAGCCTGATGAGCCATATCCGTCAACAAACGGCCAAAGACCTGCAAGCGGAAGGGAAAGCGCTGACAGATCATCCGGCGTTCGCTGTGATTGACTTGTTGCTCAACGAATACAAGCGTCCGGGCAAAGCCGCTGGCGGTGGTTTCTACGATTACCCGGCGGGTGGTCAGAAACATCTGTGGCCGGAGTTGAAGACGCGCTTCGAGAAGGCCGACGGGCAGATTTCGCCGAAAGATGTGCGTGATCGTCTGTTGTTCGTGCAGGCCCTGGAAACCGTGCGCTGCGTGGAGGAGGGCGTGCTCACCTCAACGGCGGATGCCAACGTCGGCTCGATCTTCGGCATCGGTTTTGCGCCGTGGACCGGCGGCGCCTTGCAGTTCATCAATCAGTACGGCGTGCAGGACTTCGTCGCACGCGCGCAGTATCTGGCCGAGCAGTACGGCGAGCGCTTTGCGCCACCGGCGCTGCTGCTGGAAAAAGCCGCGAAAGGCGAGCTGTTTTAA
- a CDS encoding amidotransferase: MSLRICILETDILRPELVDQYQGYGQMFQRLFSQQPIAAEFTVYNVMQGEYPSDDLTFDAYLITGSKADSFGTDPWIQTLKQYLLTRYERGDKLLGVCFGHQLLALLLGGKSERASQGWGVGTHNYKLAAKAPWMSPVREELTLLISHQDQVTALPENATVIASSDFCPFAAYHINDQVLCFQGHPEFIHDYSRALLDLRQDALGSQIYSKGVASLEQEHHGTTVAEWMMRFVAHKPEAAAI, from the coding sequence ATGTCGCTACGCATCTGCATTCTGGAAACCGACATCCTGCGTCCGGAACTGGTCGATCAATATCAGGGTTACGGGCAGATGTTTCAGCGCCTGTTCTCGCAGCAACCGATTGCCGCCGAGTTCACCGTGTACAACGTGATGCAGGGCGAATACCCCAGCGACGACCTGACCTTCGATGCGTACCTGATCACCGGCAGCAAGGCCGATTCGTTCGGCACCGACCCGTGGATCCAGACCCTCAAGCAATACCTGCTGACCCGTTACGAGCGCGGCGACAAGCTGCTCGGCGTGTGTTTCGGCCATCAACTGCTGGCGCTGCTGCTGGGTGGCAAGAGCGAGCGCGCCAGCCAGGGCTGGGGCGTCGGCACCCACAACTACAAACTGGCGGCCAAGGCGCCGTGGATGAGCCCGGTGCGTGAAGAGCTGACGCTGCTGATCAGTCACCAGGATCAGGTCACCGCACTGCCGGAAAACGCCACGGTTATTGCCTCCAGCGATTTCTGCCCGTTTGCCGCGTATCACATCAATGATCAGGTGCTGTGCTTCCAGGGGCACCCGGAATTCATTCACGACTATTCGCGGGCGCTGCTGGATCTGCGCCAGGACGCGCTGGGTTCGCAGATCTACTCGAAAGGCGTGGCCAGTCTGGAGCAGGAGCACCATGGCACCACGGTGGCGGAATGGATGATGCGGTTTGTGGCGCACAAGCCTGAGGCAGCAGCCATTTAA
- a CDS encoding magnesium and cobalt transport protein CorA yields the protein MGRVVAAAVYSAGKKVTNITLDEGAAWAAKTGHFVWIGLEEPDAQELAKLQRQFNLHELAIEDALEKHSRPKLETFGDALFIVTYSPIREHGILQFIETHIFAGKGYIITARNGHSASYAHVRQRCEARPLLLEHGEDFVLYAILDFVIENYQPVGEAIHAEIDELERNVLCSALNEHDIQKLHGLRRDVLRLRRYAAPMVEIGEELQKLSFPFIDKNMRPYFRDVQIHVTRQMEDLTTLADIASQTIEIGVLLEASRQSVVQRKFAAWAAILAFPTAVAGIYGMNFQNMPELSWHYGYFAVLGFITVGCVSLWASFKRSGWL from the coding sequence ATGGGTCGAGTTGTTGCTGCTGCGGTTTACAGCGCTGGTAAGAAAGTCACCAATATCACGCTTGACGAAGGCGCTGCCTGGGCTGCGAAAACCGGACACTTTGTCTGGATCGGACTGGAAGAGCCGGACGCTCAGGAGCTGGCCAAACTGCAACGTCAGTTCAACCTGCACGAACTGGCCATTGAGGACGCCCTGGAGAAACACAGCCGGCCGAAGCTGGAAACCTTTGGCGACGCTTTGTTTATCGTCACCTACTCGCCAATCCGCGAACACGGCATTTTGCAGTTCATCGAAACGCATATCTTCGCCGGCAAGGGCTACATCATCACCGCCCGCAATGGTCACTCGGCGTCCTACGCGCATGTCCGCCAGCGCTGTGAGGCGCGACCGCTGTTGCTGGAGCATGGGGAAGATTTCGTACTGTATGCAATTCTTGATTTCGTGATCGAAAACTATCAGCCGGTGGGTGAAGCGATCCATGCCGAAATCGATGAGCTGGAGCGCAACGTGCTGTGCAGTGCATTGAACGAGCATGACATTCAGAAACTCCACGGCTTGCGCCGCGACGTGTTGCGCCTGCGCCGCTATGCAGCGCCCATGGTGGAGATCGGCGAGGAGCTGCAGAAGCTGAGCTTCCCGTTCATCGACAAGAACATGCGTCCGTACTTTCGCGATGTGCAGATTCACGTCACCCGGCAGATGGAAGACCTGACCACGCTGGCGGACATTGCCAGCCAGACCATCGAGATCGGTGTGTTGCTGGAGGCCTCACGGCAGAGTGTGGTGCAACGCAAGTTTGCCGCGTGGGCGGCGATTCTGGCGTTCCCGACGGCGGTGGCGGGGATTTACGGGATGAACTTCCAGAACATGCCGGAGCTGAGCTGGCATTACGGCTATTTCGCCGTGCTGGGGTTTATCACGGTGGGATGTGTGAGTTTGTGGGCGAGTTTCAAGAGGTCGGGATGGTTGTAG
- a CDS encoding 1-acylglycerol-3-phosphate O-acyltransferase codes for MLFVFRMLLMGLHFILAGVLGVILGLCRPFNPDNSRLCARLYALPAMCILRLRVKADVGPLMNKPDSCVIVANHQSNYDLFVFGNVVPRRTVCIGKKSLKWVPLFGQLFWLAGNVLIDRGNAHKARKSMLTTTHTLQHEDTSIWVFPEGTRNLGEELLPFKKGAFQMAIAAGVPIVPVCVSSYIKHMRLNRWRSGKILIRSLPAIPTAGLTMDDMPMLMSQCREQMRECIAAMDQQLQAA; via the coding sequence ATGCTGTTTGTGTTTCGTATGTTATTGATGGGCCTGCACTTTATTCTGGCCGGCGTGCTGGGAGTGATCCTCGGGCTGTGCCGTCCGTTCAACCCGGACAACAGCCGACTGTGCGCCCGCCTCTATGCGCTTCCGGCGATGTGCATTCTGCGCCTGCGGGTAAAAGCCGATGTCGGCCCGTTGATGAACAAACCCGACAGTTGCGTGATCGTCGCCAACCATCAGTCCAACTACGACCTGTTCGTGTTCGGCAACGTGGTGCCGCGACGAACCGTGTGTATCGGCAAGAAAAGCCTGAAATGGGTGCCGCTGTTCGGGCAACTGTTCTGGCTCGCGGGTAATGTGTTGATTGATCGTGGGAACGCGCACAAGGCGCGCAAGTCGATGCTCACCACCACCCACACCTTGCAGCACGAAGATACGTCGATCTGGGTATTCCCGGAAGGCACGCGCAACCTCGGTGAAGAACTGCTGCCGTTCAAGAAAGGCGCGTTCCAGATGGCGATCGCCGCCGGTGTGCCGATCGTGCCGGTGTGTGTCAGCAGCTACATCAAGCACATGCGCCTGAACCGCTGGCGCAGCGGTAAAATTCTCATACGCTCGCTGCCGGCTATTCCTACAGCCGGGCTGACCATGGATGACATGCCCATGCTCATGTCCCAGTGCCGCGAGCAGATGCGCGAATGCATCGCCGCGATGGATCAGCAGCTGCAGGCTGCGTGA
- a CDS encoding crotonase/enoyl-CoA hydratase family protein produces MSELIAYHLEDGIATLTLNNGKVNAISPDVIAAFNAALDQAVTDRAIVIITGQPGILSGGYDLKVMTAGPKEAVALVTAGSTLARRLLSHPFPVIVACPGHAVAKGAFLLLSADYRIGVDGPFSIGLNEVQIGMTMHHAGIELARDRLRRSAFHRSVINGEMFDPKSAVDAGFLDKVVAAEELQGAALAAARQLKKINMNAHKNTKLKVRKALLEALDNAIIQDQEHLG; encoded by the coding sequence ATGAGTGAGTTGATTGCCTACCACCTCGAAGACGGTATCGCGACCCTGACCTTGAACAACGGCAAGGTCAATGCCATTTCCCCGGACGTGATTGCGGCGTTCAACGCGGCGCTGGATCAGGCGGTGACTGATCGTGCCATCGTGATCATTACCGGTCAGCCGGGGATCCTCTCCGGCGGCTATGACTTGAAGGTGATGACCGCCGGCCCGAAAGAAGCCGTGGCGCTGGTGACCGCCGGTTCGACACTCGCCCGTCGCCTGCTCTCTCACCCGTTTCCGGTGATCGTTGCCTGCCCGGGCCACGCCGTAGCCAAAGGTGCATTCCTGCTGCTGTCTGCCGATTACCGCATTGGCGTTGATGGCCCGTTCAGCATCGGTCTGAACGAAGTGCAGATCGGCATGACCATGCACCACGCCGGCATCGAGCTGGCGCGCGATCGCCTGCGCCGCTCGGCGTTCCATCGTTCGGTGATCAACGGCGAGATGTTTGATCCGAAAAGTGCGGTGGATGCCGGTTTCCTCGACAAGGTGGTGGCTGCCGAAGAGCTGCAAGGCGCAGCCCTGGCCGCGGCGCGTCAGTTGAAGAAGATCAACATGAACGCACACAAGAACACCAAGCTCAAAGTGCGCAAGGCGCTGCTCGAAGCCCTCGACAACGCGATCATCCAGGATCAGGAACATCTGGGCTAA
- a CDS encoding YbjQ family protein produces the protein MIISTTHAIEGRQITAYLDIVSAESVQGVNVIRDMFAGMRDFFGGRSQTLERALKEARVQATDEIKERARALQADAVVGLDFEISMPAGKGGMVVVFATGTAVKLR, from the coding sequence ATGATCATCTCCACCACCCACGCCATCGAAGGCCGACAGATCACCGCGTACCTGGACATTGTCAGCGCGGAGTCGGTGCAGGGCGTCAACGTGATCCGTGACATGTTTGCCGGCATGCGCGATTTTTTTGGTGGGCGCTCGCAGACGCTGGAGCGGGCGTTGAAAGAGGCGCGGGTTCAGGCGACGGACGAGATTAAGGAGCGGGCGCGGGCGTTGCAGGCGGATGCGGTGGTCGGGCTGGATTTCGAGATCAGCATGCCGGCGGGCAAGGGCGGCATGGTTGTGGTGTTCGCGACGGGGACGGCGGTCAAGTTGCGTTGA
- a CDS encoding glycine zipper domain-containing protein has protein sequence MRLTLPALVLGLLVAQGAVAGEGTAALGGGLGGALGNVVGQKMGGSTGAAIGAGVAGAAGSAMAAGKGSRTKAAIGGGVGAAGGSVIGNSLGGRNGATIGAGLGGAAGGAVGANLSKGHKRH, from the coding sequence ATGCGTCTAACATTGCCTGCTCTGGTTCTGGGGCTTCTGGTTGCTCAAGGTGCGGTCGCCGGTGAAGGCACTGCTGCACTCGGCGGCGGTCTGGGTGGTGCGCTGGGTAACGTGGTCGGCCAGAAGATGGGCGGCAGCACCGGCGCAGCGATTGGTGCCGGTGTTGCAGGTGCGGCCGGCAGTGCCATGGCAGCCGGCAAAGGCAGCCGCACCAAAGCGGCTATCGGCGGTGGTGTTGGCGCGGCCGGTGGTTCGGTGATCGGCAACAGCCTGGGTGGCCGAAATGGCGCGACCATTGGCGCCGGTCTGGGTGGCGCTGCGGGTGGTGCCGTCGGCGCCAACCTGTCCAAAGGGCACAAGCGTCACTGA
- a CDS encoding YMGG-like glycine zipper-containing protein, with amino-acid sequence MRLSLSALFFGLLIAQGAMAAGDGSAAVGGGLGGVLGNVVGGQLGGSTGAAVGAGVGGAAGSAVGANKHNRTEAAIGGGLGAAGGSVVGNSLGGSTGSAIGAGLGGAAGGAVGNNLGGDGGKAHSGGGHRHNKYKHKNRHH; translated from the coding sequence ATGCGCTTGTCATTGTCTGCACTGTTTTTCGGATTACTCATCGCTCAAGGTGCGATGGCCGCCGGAGATGGCAGCGCCGCCGTGGGTGGCGGTTTGGGCGGTGTGCTCGGTAATGTGGTCGGTGGTCAGCTCGGTGGCAGCACCGGTGCCGCGGTCGGTGCGGGTGTTGGTGGCGCGGCGGGCAGCGCGGTCGGGGCGAATAAACACAATCGCACCGAAGCCGCCATTGGCGGTGGTCTCGGCGCGGCCGGCGGTTCGGTGGTCGGCAACAGCCTGGGCGGCTCCACCGGTTCGGCCATCGGTGCTGGTTTGGGTGGTGCGGCGGGTGGTGCAGTGGGCAATAATCTGGGTGGCGATGGCGGCAAAGCTCATTCCGGTGGTGGTCACAGGCACAACAAGTACAAACATAAAAATCGTCATCATTGA